One segment of Brassica napus cultivar Da-Ae unplaced genomic scaffold, Da-Ae ScsIHWf_432;HRSCAF=663, whole genome shotgun sequence DNA contains the following:
- the LOC125603939 gene encoding uncharacterized protein LOC125603939 has translation MEDVLSRAWAKVKCEENVASCAKAQQKQDPRTIRSDQTERDEKPSRRLARDYGNRNRGRYQNWPIEKADGMAVSTWPDISHLSFSRPELISVLRQMGQQVKWPQKMKAPDSFRNPCFWCDFYRDHGHKMEDCIALKIKVNEFLKKGHLREFLSEKAKSHLSKETIGKPTEAAPVSPPRQDRVIHVISGGSEISGISHAAAKKSTWNAKPGLEAAKQKRILLGTDEISFTAKEHKKVLTPHHDA, from the coding sequence ATGGAAGACGTCCTATCTCGAGCCTGGGCAAAGGTAAAATGCGAGGAAAATGTTGCCAGCTGCGCTAAGGCACAACAAAAGCAAGATCCCAGGACAATCAGATCAGACCAAACCGAGCGAGACGAGAAACCCTCTCGAAGACTAGCCAGGGATTACGGAAATCGAAACCGGGGCAGATACCAGAACTGGCCGATCGAGAAGGCGGATGGGATGGCAGTGTCCACGTGGCCAGACATCTCTCACCTCTCCTTCTCAAGGCCGGAGCTGATCAGTGTTCTGAGGCAGATGGGCCAGCAGGTCAAGTGGCCTCAGAAGATGAAAGCACCTGACTCTTTCCGGAACCCTTGTTTCTGGTGCGACTTCTACCGAGACCACGGTCACAAAATGGAGGACTGCATCGCACTGAAGATCAAGGTCAACGAGTTTCTTAAGAAAGGACACCTCAGGGAGTTCCTTTCCGAGAAGGCCAAGAGCCATCTAAGCAAAGAGACAATAGGAAAGCCCACTGAAGCTGCTCCCGTCTCGCCACCTCGACAAGACCGAGTGATTCATGTCATATCGGGTGGTTCGGAGATCAGCGGCATAAGCCACGCAGCCGCGAAGAAAAGCACCTGGAACGCCAAGCCCGGCCTAGAGGCAGCCAAGCAAAAACGCATACTCCTAGGTACGGACGAAATAAGTTTCACGGCCAAGGAGCATAAGAAAGTTCTCACCCCACATCACGACGCCTAA